The Pyxidicoccus trucidator genomic sequence GCCCAGGTCCGTGGCCCGCTGTCGCGCGGCGTCGACCAGTGCGGGCTCGTGCTCCAGGCCCACCACGGTGGCCCCCGTCAACAGATGCGTGAGCAGTGTGGCCTTGCCGAGCCCGGAGCCGAGGTCGACGAACACATCCGTCGCGCGGACGGGCACGTCACGGAGGAGCTGGAGCAGGGCGCCCACTCCGCTCGCATGGTGGCCGATGAGCTCCCCGTGCCTCGTGTGGGGCGTGAGTGGCACGGTGTCGATGCCGAGCAGGCGCTCCACCCAGGCATCGCGTTCGAACACCGGGAGCGACTCCAGCAGCGCCGCGAGCGCCGGGCCGCGAAGGCTGCCGCGACGGACAGCGGCCCGGAGGGCTTCGGGTTCCATGGCGGCCATGGCCCGACAATAACCGGAGCGTTGGCGCTCGTGCCCCCCGGCTATCCGGGAGCGCGCCCGTTCAATTAACTTGGGGCCGGGCACTGGCGCCCGGCGAGACGAAACGAGCACACCTCATGGCACTCAACGAAATCGCGGTTGCGTACAGCGACCCGCGCGCGGAGCCCGCGACGAACTACCGCGAGACCCTCAGCAACTTTCCAGGCCTGTTCGGTAACATGTCCATGGGTGGCCGGTGCGTGGCGTATCTGAAGTTCACGGACGGGACCTGGATGGCGCAGATGAGTGAGTCCTCCATGGTGGCCGGCATCGGCCTGGGCTACGCGAAGCACGCGGAGCAGGTGCTCATCGACTGCTACGCCATGGAAGCGGCGGGCAAGACGGTGGAGTTCGTCTACACCGAGCTGCAGTGCTGCGGCGCGGGCAGCGGCATGCGCAACTGCCGGGCGACCATGGAGAACTTCCTGACGGACCATGGCGAGCACGGCGCGGCCACGCCCGTCTATTACTCGTTCCCGTACCCGGCGGGCAGCGACCATGCGAGCAAGTCCACCCGCTCGCACTCCATCGACCTGCTCAAGCAGGAAGCGAGGCATTTCTGACGTACGTTCGGGCTCCCGGCCCGTGTCGGGCTGGATTCCTCCGCGCCGACGTGTCGCGGAGAGGTGAGGGGACCTGATGACACCGCTGATGGCCGCGAGCGTGGTGTGGTACGTGACGGGCCGGTTCTACGCGTCGCTGGACGGGACGACGTCTCAGGACCTGGGCTACTTCCTCCACCTGGAAGGGCTGGACGGCGCGCTCTTCACGGACCCGAAGAACCCGAGCGAGGCGACGGCGCGGCTCACGTTCAGGTCCGAGCCCTTCACCGCCAGGAAGGTCACCAATGGGGACCTGTCGCTGAGCCTCGACGCGGTGGGCGACTTCAGCCTGTACCTCAAGCGCGAGAAGCACGTGGGCGCGTCCTTCGACGACCCGGAGTCGTTCTCCGACGGCCTGCGCATCGCCACGTTCCGCAGGGCCAGCGTCGTCGCGGGCGGCGCGTTCAGCGGTGTGCCCGCCACGCAGCGGGCGCTCTCGCTCAACGTCTTTACCGCCCGACTGGTGTGGACCACGGAGTTCGAATTCGACGGTCAGCGGTATGACCTGCGGCGGCTGCTGCCGCACGGAATCACGCAGTGGGGCGAGGCGGGCCCCACCGTCATCACCCCGACGCCGAAGAACTTCTCGAGCGTCCTCCCGTTCTTCGGGTCGGCTGTGGCGGTCGGCCCGGGGCCCATTCGCTGAGAGAGCGCGCCCCATGACGGACCCGAAGGCCGAGGCCCCGTACGTCGTCACCGAACCCGAGTTCGACGAGCCCTCACCGCATGCCTGGGTGGCGGACCGCGTCTGGAGGCAGCGTCGCCAGTGGTCGCGCTTCGCCCTCGAGAACCTGCGTGAGACGGAGCTCGTCGGAATCGGCGAGGAGGGCAGTCTGGCCGTCCCCGTGACGCCGGAGCTGTTCGCACGCGCACCCGTAGCGCCTGTCGACCCGGCAGCGCCTGTCCCTCCCGAGGGCCCCCTGGAAGCGCAGCAGGAGCGGCTGAGCACCACGCGCGAAGTGGGTGCGGAGTTCGCGCCCACGTGGTGGCCCGTGTGCTGCCAACGGCTTGTCGTGCTGACGCTGGTCAACCCCACCGCGGGAGAGCTGGCGGACTGGGAGCGGAGCCACCTGCCGCTCTCCGCCGAGGCCCTGGATGACCTGCGCTACTCCGGGCTCTGGATGGGTGCGCTGGAGGACGTGCGCGCGGGCCGTGAGCCCTGCATCAGCTTCAACGTGTACCAGTGTCACGCGTGTGGCCGCATCCACGCGCGCCTGGCGAAGTATCCGAAGCTGGCATCGCGGTAGAGGGAACGCCGGGCTCACGTGCGCAGCCGTGCCACGCCGGGAGCCCGGCGGGCCGGGTGAATCAGTCCGGCCTTCCCGCGCGCCCCGCGACCTTCAGCTCCCCCGCGGGTGACAGCGCGAGGTGAACGGCCGAGGCGGGGCCGCTCTCGCGCTGGAGCGGGAGCCGCTCGACGAAGCCGCCGTCCGCGTCGAACACGTGCACCGCGTTGCAGGTGGCATCCGCCACGTACGCCGTGCCGGCCGCGTCCACGGTGAGCGCGCGCGGCCACCGCATTCCCGCGCCCTCGTGGCCATAGTGGCCATAGCTGCCCACGCCGCGCCCATTCGCGTCATAGACAGCGACGCGCGCGTGGCCGGAGTCGACGACATGGATGCGCCCGTCCGGACCCACGGCGAGGGCGCGCGGCAGTTGCAGCTCGCCCACGCCGAACGTGCCCAGCCAGTCGCCCTCGGCGGAGAACACCTGCACGCGGTGGTTCAGCGAGTCCGCGACCAGCAGCCGCCCCCGAGCATCCACGCACGCCCCCGCGGGGTAGAGGAGCCGCCCGTCCTCCTTGCCCGCGCGGCCCACCTGGCCCACGTGCGCGCCGTCACGGGTGTAGACCTGGACGCGGTGGTTGCCCCGGTCCACGACGTACACGCGTCCCTCCGTGCCGAGCGCCAGCGCCGCCGGGCCGTTGAGCTCCCGGGCCCCACGGCCAAACCCTCCCAGCTTCGCCACCTCCGCGCCCGCCACGTCACGGACGAGCACCTGGTGCTCACGCGGTCGCAGCTCCAGGACGCTCCCCTGTGCGTCGAAGTACAGGAGCGCGTCCCGCCCTCCCACCTGGAGGGCCGTCAGCCCCTGCGAGCCGGAGCAGCCGGTGCTCGCGACGGGCAGGATGAACGAGGCGGCTCCCACCGCCGAGAGCCGCAGAAAGTGACGCCGTTCCAGGTGCATACCCGGAGAGTAGTGTCAGGACGTCAACACTAGAAAGATGCGTCATTATTGATTTTTTCGGGGCGAGCTGGGGCCGCAGGGACCTACTTCTTCCGGAACAGGTCCTCCGCGGCGCTCAGCAGGGAGTCGCGGCTCTCCTTTTCGTGGATGCCGCCCTCGCCAATCTGGAACAGCTCGCAGAAGTTGGCGCCGTCCTTGTCCTTGGGCACCTCGGCGAAGGGCTCCTTGCACTCCTTGGCCACGCCGGGGTCGAAGTGCCGGCAGTTGCGGCACGAGCGCACGTCCTCATCACAGCCGGGA encodes the following:
- a CDS encoding methyltransferase domain-containing protein codes for the protein MAAMEPEALRAAVRRGSLRGPALAALLESLPVFERDAWVERLLGIDTVPLTPHTRHGELIGHHASGVGALLQLLRDVPVRATDVFVDLGSGLGKATLLTHLLTGATVVGLEHEPALVDAARQRATDLGLTGVTYVLGDARASVPEGTVYYLYLPFTGAALEAAMARLEAASRGREVVVCTLGLDLARWPWLRARESSDFWTCIYDREP
- a CDS encoding nucleic acid/nucleotide deaminase domain-containing protein, which translates into the protein MALNEIAVAYSDPRAEPATNYRETLSNFPGLFGNMSMGGRCVAYLKFTDGTWMAQMSESSMVAGIGLGYAKHAEQVLIDCYAMEAAGKTVEFVYTELQCCGAGSGMRNCRATMENFLTDHGEHGAATPVYYSFPYPAGSDHASKSTRSHSIDLLKQEARHF
- a CDS encoding NHL repeat-containing protein, with product MHLERRHFLRLSAVGAASFILPVASTGCSGSQGLTALQVGGRDALLYFDAQGSVLELRPREHQVLVRDVAGAEVAKLGGFGRGARELNGPAALALGTEGRVYVVDRGNHRVQVYTRDGAHVGQVGRAGKEDGRLLYPAGACVDARGRLLVADSLNHRVQVFSAEGDWLGTFGVGELQLPRALAVGPDGRIHVVDSGHARVAVYDANGRGVGSYGHYGHEGAGMRWPRALTVDAAGTAYVADATCNAVHVFDADGGFVERLPLQRESGPASAVHLALSPAGELKVAGRAGRPD